In Fodinibius saliphilus, a genomic segment contains:
- a CDS encoding DUF4374 domain-containing protein, protein MKLNRELLLLLIFVVSMGTGCDIITGTDDNNDGPANYTIAFTAQGSENESTDYIFNTEDLMEGSLSAEGIGIEQTGWRYMAAHHNTLFSIGYYDDNNAIAYELDNEGNVVEKGRFVFENTLDMVGKGDSETMLAMEVPRVDFADRVLHKVDVNAVSIKEKVNMRIWENKKDSLVAWPTALKVRNNKLFVPFYKIHARGDFTTPKTDTAYVAVYSYPEIKFEKYITDTRMGPIGVYGLFNGMVSDESGNLYGYSSASLANGFTTQGKSSGILRINDGETEFDSNYFFNVEAATGGKINFLEYVGNGKALANIVVDDSQLWGSYSAGNEIHKLVVLDLENKTATDVSGVPLHGGFYGSPWYVDDGNVYMSVTTAESAHVYKVDIASATATKGAEILGKELKGIYNLNKK, encoded by the coding sequence TGATGGACCCGCTAACTATACCATTGCTTTTACAGCTCAGGGATCAGAAAATGAGTCTACTGACTATATCTTCAATACAGAAGACCTCATGGAAGGTTCCTTATCAGCAGAAGGGATTGGGATCGAGCAGACTGGATGGCGTTATATGGCTGCACATCATAATACACTTTTCAGCATAGGGTATTATGATGATAATAATGCTATAGCCTATGAGCTTGATAACGAAGGCAATGTTGTTGAAAAGGGGCGATTCGTTTTCGAGAATACCCTGGATATGGTTGGTAAAGGAGACAGTGAAACTATGCTGGCTATGGAAGTTCCCCGCGTTGATTTTGCAGATCGTGTACTCCACAAAGTCGATGTGAATGCTGTTTCAATTAAAGAAAAAGTGAATATGCGAATTTGGGAGAATAAAAAAGATTCTCTCGTAGCATGGCCAACGGCTCTAAAAGTTCGTAACAACAAGCTGTTTGTACCCTTCTACAAGATTCATGCTCGTGGTGACTTTACCACACCTAAAACAGATACAGCTTATGTAGCAGTATATTCATATCCTGAAATTAAGTTCGAAAAGTATATTACAGATACTCGAATGGGCCCAATTGGCGTATATGGTCTGTTTAATGGTATGGTTTCTGATGAAAGTGGAAACCTGTATGGATATTCCTCAGCTTCTTTGGCAAATGGATTTACAACACAGGGTAAATCTTCTGGTATTCTTCGTATCAATGATGGGGAAACAGAATTTGACAGTAACTATTTCTTTAATGTGGAAGCCGCTACTGGTGGTAAGATCAATTTCTTAGAATATGTAGGAAATGGTAAAGCACTTGCCAATATAGTAGTAGATGATTCACAACTGTGGGGTTCATATTCTGCAGGTAATGAGATTCATAAGCTTGTTGTATTAGACTTAGAAAATAAGACAGCTACCGACGTTTCCGGCGTACCACTGCACGGAGGGTTCTATGGAAGTCCGTGGTATGTTGATGATGGCAATGTATATATGAGTGTTACTACTGCAGAAAGTGCCCATGTCTATAAGGTAGATATTGCTTCTGCTACTGCTACGAAGGGTGCCGAAATATTGGGTAAAGAATTGAAAGGAATCTATAATCTTAATAAGAAGTAA
- a CDS encoding PepSY-associated TM helix domain-containing protein — protein MFNLGKRPIKKIAGKIHLWLGLPTGLVVFIVAITGSIYCFQEEISALYDDYKYVEAQEQAFIPPSRVHDIAGEIHPGKHVHSVIYGDKTEALEVVFYEAEPEFYQLAYINPYSGDVIKVMDMHNEFFHIILDGHIYLWMGEIGKKIVSYSTLIFLVILISGLILWWPRNKKIARKKTRFSWSDRTRWKRKNYDLHNILGFYASAVAVIVAITGLVMAFNWFAEGVHTMAGGEKQVEFVLPENESTKGDAIKAEQPIDVVWQQMNREYPNAEIIEMHYPPTEDYTIYAYVNFSKGTYYNSDFRYFDRRTLEEIKTEQVYSKLEKASFADMVLRMNYDIHVGAIGGIVGKIIVFLSSLIVGSLPITGFMIWWGRHKKVTQQKRPGGKQKQKEERELVSAV, from the coding sequence ATGTTCAATTTAGGCAAGCGACCCATAAAAAAAATTGCCGGCAAAATACACCTCTGGCTCGGTTTACCAACCGGGCTGGTGGTGTTTATTGTTGCTATTACTGGATCAATCTATTGTTTCCAGGAAGAGATATCGGCCCTTTATGATGATTATAAGTATGTAGAAGCTCAAGAGCAGGCTTTTATACCGCCATCCCGGGTTCATGATATTGCCGGTGAAATTCATCCTGGCAAACATGTACATAGCGTGATTTATGGAGATAAAACTGAGGCCCTGGAAGTTGTATTCTATGAGGCAGAGCCTGAGTTTTACCAATTGGCGTATATTAATCCCTATTCGGGAGATGTTATAAAAGTGATGGATATGCATAATGAGTTCTTCCACATCATTTTGGATGGGCATATTTATTTGTGGATGGGAGAAATTGGAAAAAAAATCGTCTCGTACAGTACACTCATATTTTTGGTAATTCTTATCTCTGGACTCATACTTTGGTGGCCCCGCAATAAAAAAATAGCCAGAAAAAAGACGCGCTTTTCATGGTCCGATCGAACACGTTGGAAACGTAAAAATTATGACCTGCACAATATTCTTGGTTTTTATGCTTCTGCTGTGGCTGTGATAGTGGCAATAACAGGTTTGGTGATGGCGTTTAACTGGTTTGCAGAAGGCGTGCATACAATGGCCGGGGGAGAGAAACAGGTGGAGTTTGTTCTTCCTGAAAACGAGAGTACGAAAGGGGATGCAATAAAAGCGGAACAACCTATTGATGTGGTATGGCAACAGATGAACAGGGAATATCCAAACGCAGAAATCATTGAGATGCACTATCCACCCACCGAAGATTACACCATCTATGCCTATGTGAATTTCTCCAAAGGGACCTATTATAACTCTGACTTTCGTTATTTTGACCGTCGAACGTTGGAAGAGATAAAAACTGAACAGGTATATAGTAAACTAGAAAAAGCTTCATTTGCCGACATGGTTCTGCGGATGAACTACGATATCCATGTTGGGGCTATCGGTGGTATAGTGGGCAAGATAATCGTTTTCTTGAGTAGCCTGATTGTAGGCAGTTTGCCCATCACCGGTTTTATGATCTGGTGGGGACGACATAAAAAGGTGACCCAACAAAAAAGACCCGGAGGCAAACAAAAGCAAAAGGAGGAAAGAGAACTAGTTAGTGCTGTTTAA
- a CDS encoding sensor histidine kinase codes for MMCILNFTASGESLPDSTHIKTVSEVLVDKNNDGKLDLLGSKVTVSGRASVSSSVLHTNSMIIYIQDQSKGILMYSDRFPEEVQRGDSLVISGTLKLYYGKAEIVADEYHTIDVAPRTPPAISVEKTYNNPENYLGMLIQGKAVIVSKQQEEGWKKLEIARTTSAENTLSVYIDDDHENFASFDFDMLSIGDPITVQGIMDKFEPQESSTTFYQIIPRTSRDLQYIGIPQSYWQIFIWGGGILAVLVIIAILFLRKQVKSRTAEISNALENNQVLMEEIHHRVKNNLAVISGLLQLESMNWDGNPQIQGVLNESMLRINSIAMIHEQLYQTKDFANLSFDDYVEELVENISATINTEGKNISLKIFSNDIQLNVNQAIPCSLIINELVTNAYKHGFNGQDKGQLRIELKQNDKDVNIVIDDNGKGLPEDFDIQDTSSLGLSMVQQLTTQLNGDLSIQNGTGARFEIQFKMERNSGSASNYFV; via the coding sequence ATGATGTGTATACTAAACTTTACCGCTTCAGGTGAGTCACTTCCTGACTCGACGCACATTAAAACTGTCTCCGAAGTCTTAGTTGATAAAAATAATGACGGAAAGTTAGATCTGCTGGGAAGCAAAGTAACAGTTAGCGGCCGGGCGAGTGTTTCTTCTTCTGTTCTTCATACCAACTCGATGATTATCTATATACAGGACCAATCGAAGGGAATACTAATGTATTCAGATCGATTTCCAGAAGAAGTGCAAAGAGGAGATAGTTTGGTTATTTCCGGAACCCTTAAACTCTATTATGGGAAGGCAGAGATAGTAGCCGATGAGTATCATACAATAGATGTTGCCCCTCGTACGCCCCCTGCTATTTCAGTTGAGAAAACCTATAACAACCCTGAAAATTATCTTGGGATGTTGATACAAGGCAAAGCTGTTATAGTAAGTAAACAACAAGAAGAAGGATGGAAAAAACTAGAAATCGCCCGTACTACTTCTGCCGAAAATACGCTCTCGGTGTATATAGATGACGACCATGAAAACTTCGCAAGTTTTGATTTCGATATGCTCAGTATCGGAGACCCCATTACTGTTCAGGGTATTATGGATAAGTTTGAGCCTCAAGAATCTAGTACTACTTTCTATCAAATTATTCCTCGTACTTCTCGAGATCTACAGTATATAGGCATCCCTCAAAGTTACTGGCAAATTTTCATCTGGGGAGGCGGTATATTAGCAGTTCTGGTTATCATAGCTATTTTGTTCTTGAGAAAGCAGGTGAAATCCAGAACAGCAGAAATATCCAATGCTTTAGAAAACAACCAAGTATTAATGGAAGAGATTCATCACCGGGTAAAAAATAACCTAGCTGTTATTTCCGGTTTATTACAACTCGAATCAATGAACTGGGATGGTAATCCGCAAATACAGGGTGTGCTTAATGAGAGTATGCTTCGAATCAATTCTATTGCCATGATTCATGAGCAACTCTATCAAACCAAAGATTTTGCTAACCTTTCTTTTGATGATTATGTAGAAGAGCTCGTCGAAAATATCTCTGCTACTATTAATACAGAGGGTAAAAATATCTCTTTAAAAATATTTAGCAACGATATCCAACTTAATGTAAACCAAGCAATCCCCTGCTCTCTTATCATTAATGAACTGGTAACCAATGCTTATAAGCACGGTTTTAATGGGCAAGATAAGGGACAACTAAGAATTGAACTGAAGCAAAATGATAAAGATGTCAATATTGTAATTGACGATAATGGCAAAGGTCTGCCCGAAGATTTCGATATCCAAGATACTAGCTCTTTAGGGTTATCTATGGTACAACAGCTTACCACCCAATTAAATGGTGACCTTAGCATCCAAAATGGAACAGGAGCTCGATTTGAAATCCAGTTTAAAATGGAACGGAATTCAGGTTCAGCCAGCAATTACTTTGTATAG
- a CDS encoding DUF4382 domain-containing protein, with product MLSKKLSFVPIAVIFALSILIVGCGESDSGVGVSSETGILEVQMHDAPANYEEVNIFVKSVEVNNADTDTGWVIINEPQQKYDLLELTNGATTVLGSKELEAGTYEQIRLIVTQAQSSIVVDGKSHDLFIPSGPQTGVKLSVNAEIKPDITYTLLLDFDAARSVVERGNEKSGVRYLLKPVISASNQAETGNIAGSIEPVDANPFVYAIADSDTLSSTKADTSDGSFKLIGLEEGTYTVSVDPTNDTYQASDTSGVEVTIDETNELGTIQLSRN from the coding sequence ATGTTATCAAAAAAGTTATCATTTGTTCCAATAGCAGTTATATTTGCACTTTCAATTCTTATAGTAGGGTGTGGAGAATCCGATTCAGGGGTAGGGGTTTCTAGTGAAACAGGTATATTGGAAGTACAAATGCATGATGCACCGGCCAACTATGAAGAGGTGAATATATTTGTAAAAAGTGTAGAGGTTAATAATGCTGATACCGATACCGGCTGGGTTATAATCAACGAGCCCCAACAAAAGTATGATTTGCTTGAGCTAACGAATGGTGCTACTACAGTGTTAGGTTCTAAAGAACTGGAAGCCGGCACCTATGAGCAAATAAGACTGATTGTTACCCAAGCTCAAAGTTCTATTGTTGTTGATGGTAAATCGCATGACTTATTTATTCCCAGTGGTCCGCAAACGGGTGTAAAATTATCAGTCAATGCAGAGATTAAGCCCGATATTACCTATACACTGTTGCTAGATTTTGATGCTGCTCGTTCTGTAGTTGAACGGGGTAATGAAAAATCTGGAGTAAGATATTTGCTCAAGCCGGTTATTAGCGCCAGTAACCAGGCAGAAACCGGTAACATCGCCGGGTCGATAGAACCAGTAGATGCCAATCCATTTGTGTATGCTATTGCAGATTCTGATACCTTATCTTCTACGAAGGCAGATACATCCGACGGATCATTTAAGCTTATTGGTCTTGAAGAAGGTACGTATACGGTATCGGTAGATCCTACGAACGATACTTATCAGGCGAGTGATACTTCTGGAGTAGAGGTAACGATAGATGAAACAAATGAGCTAGGTACCATTCAGCTATCACGAAATTAA
- a CDS encoding M3 family metallopeptidase — MKTQTLLIIVWAVSMMLSACSESNNMNDNPLFSPSTLPYEAPDFDAIKVKHYRPAFEAGMEQELKEMEEIANNPEAPTFDNTIVAMEKSGELLNRTRSVFYNLTSAHTNNEIQKIQKEMAPKSAAHSDNILLNAKLYDRVKTLYDKREELDLSEAQLKLLEDTHREFVRAGAQLSDEEKERMRAINERLSTLTTQFQDNLLKITKERSVLVEDKEQLDGLSEDRIAAAKEAATEGGNDDQYLLTITNTTRVPILKSLNNRALRQRVWEASAYRGIGEDGGIDNRPLILELVELRAERAELLGYENHAAYKLDPQTAKTPDAALSMLTDLIPPVINNTKQEAAAIEKMMRKDGIEGEVKPWDWNYYAEKVRQAEYNIDQSKVRPYFELDTVLKDGVFFTMNKLFGISFEERNDLPVYHPDVRVFNVYDEDGTQIGLFYADYFARDSKRGGAWMNAFVSQSHLLDKKPVIVNVMNIPKPAEGEPALISFDNVTTMFHEMGHAVHGLLSDVKYPSQAGTSVPRDFVEFPSTFEEDWAIQPEVLENYAVHYKTGEQIPQELLDKVIEASNFNQGFDTQEYLAATMLDMEWHLLGTDDIPSEVQDFEKKALAKYNLDSEAIPPRYKSPYFAHIFSGGYAANYYAYIWSGVLAADAFAYMQQQGGLKKENGDKFRRYILSQGGSDEAMELYKQYRGQEPEVKHLLKRRGLDTDI; from the coding sequence ATGAAAACTCAAACACTTTTAATAATAGTATGGGCAGTTAGTATGATGCTTTCGGCCTGCAGTGAATCAAATAACATGAACGACAACCCCCTGTTTTCACCAAGTACCCTTCCCTATGAAGCTCCTGACTTTGATGCTATCAAGGTTAAGCACTACCGCCCGGCTTTCGAAGCAGGTATGGAACAAGAGCTTAAAGAAATGGAGGAGATAGCTAATAATCCGGAAGCTCCTACTTTTGATAATACTATTGTAGCAATGGAAAAAAGTGGGGAACTCTTAAATAGAACAAGGTCAGTCTTTTATAACCTCACTTCTGCTCATACCAACAATGAGATCCAAAAGATTCAAAAAGAGATGGCTCCCAAGTCGGCAGCCCATTCAGATAATATTTTATTAAACGCCAAGCTCTATGATCGTGTAAAAACACTCTACGATAAAAGAGAAGAGCTTGATCTGTCGGAAGCACAGTTAAAGTTGCTAGAAGACACTCACCGAGAGTTTGTCCGGGCAGGTGCACAACTTAGTGACGAAGAAAAAGAACGCATGAGAGCGATTAATGAGCGGCTTTCCACTCTCACCACTCAATTCCAGGACAACCTGCTGAAAATAACTAAAGAACGTTCGGTGCTTGTCGAAGATAAAGAACAACTTGATGGGCTCAGCGAAGATCGCATTGCCGCAGCCAAAGAAGCCGCTACCGAAGGTGGAAATGATGATCAATACCTGCTCACTATTACAAACACCACACGGGTACCTATTCTTAAAAGCCTAAACAATCGCGCCCTACGTCAGCGTGTTTGGGAAGCATCAGCTTATAGAGGTATAGGAGAAGATGGGGGCATCGATAACCGGCCGCTCATTCTCGAACTTGTAGAATTACGGGCCGAAAGAGCTGAACTGCTTGGCTATGAAAATCACGCTGCCTATAAACTGGACCCACAGACAGCTAAAACTCCTGATGCCGCACTTAGTATGTTAACTGACCTTATTCCACCGGTCATCAATAATACTAAGCAAGAAGCCGCCGCCATTGAAAAAATGATGCGTAAAGATGGCATTGAAGGAGAAGTTAAACCTTGGGACTGGAATTATTATGCAGAAAAAGTTCGTCAGGCCGAATACAATATCGACCAATCAAAAGTACGCCCCTATTTTGAGTTAGATACCGTATTAAAAGACGGGGTATTCTTTACGATGAATAAGTTATTCGGTATTAGCTTTGAAGAGCGAAACGATCTGCCGGTCTATCATCCAGATGTTCGGGTATTTAATGTATATGATGAAGATGGTACCCAGATTGGACTGTTTTATGCTGATTATTTTGCCAGAGATTCTAAACGCGGTGGCGCATGGATGAATGCTTTTGTCTCACAATCACACTTATTGGATAAGAAGCCTGTGATTGTCAATGTTATGAACATCCCCAAACCTGCCGAAGGAGAACCTGCACTTATCAGCTTTGACAATGTTACCACAATGTTCCATGAGATGGGACATGCCGTACACGGCTTGCTATCCGATGTCAAGTATCCCTCTCAGGCCGGTACTTCAGTACCCCGAGACTTTGTTGAGTTCCCATCTACTTTTGAAGAAGATTGGGCAATACAGCCAGAGGTGCTTGAAAACTATGCTGTGCACTATAAAACAGGTGAACAGATTCCCCAAGAACTGCTCGATAAAGTGATTGAAGCCAGTAACTTTAACCAGGGATTTGACACTCAAGAATATCTTGCCGCTACTATGCTGGATATGGAGTGGCACCTACTTGGTACCGATGACATACCTTCAGAGGTTCAAGACTTTGAAAAGAAAGCCTTGGCAAAATACAATCTGGACAGCGAAGCGATTCCCCCTCGTTATAAATCGCCTTACTTTGCACATATTTTTTCCGGGGGATATGCTGCCAACTACTACGCTTATATCTGGAGTGGCGTACTGGCTGCTGATGCTTTTGCATACATGCAGCAACAAGGAGGTCTTAAAAAAGAAAATGGCGATAAATTCAGGCGTTATATCCTTTCTCAAGGAGGCAGCGATGAGGCAATGGAACTATATAAGCAATATCGTGGCCAAGAGCCTGAAGTTAAGCACCTATTGAAACGCAGAGGACTAGACACGGATATCTAA
- a CDS encoding PQQ-binding-like beta-propeller repeat protein, whose amino-acid sequence MQNYLLAILVLLPVFTLGQQSQDASWEVKTDGKIFGSATYTNGTIYVGNITGSLLALNAKNGEKIWELAVGGRWASKPLVRNKSIYQLNGNGTFYSIDIKNGKIQWSFKTGGEHRMLRSTEKKSYRDIWDYYLSGATFQNETVYFGSSDGFIYALNAITGKLKWKFKTSGEVHATPIVNDSLVYAGSMDGTLYALNAADGSLLWDFDTIGSRFFPKGGIQRGPIFYDGMVLFGSRDFNLYALNPKTGKGLWNYRDPGSWIVASPAASDDNIFIGTSDSHLFYNFDTTSGKVKWKKKLNMRVYGSAAIDEERVYFGCFNGFLYGLNIKNGDIEWQFQTNGSNRNYYTIFNKDHTFKEEFELYGSTIASMQDGEKKLQTLGSILASPVIANEKLYIGSTDSTFYAVEI is encoded by the coding sequence ATGCAAAATTACCTGTTGGCAATACTCGTCTTACTACCTGTATTTACTCTTGGGCAACAATCCCAAGACGCCTCATGGGAAGTTAAAACAGACGGCAAAATTTTTGGTTCAGCGACCTATACCAATGGTACTATTTATGTGGGAAATATTACAGGTTCACTATTGGCGCTAAACGCTAAAAACGGCGAAAAGATTTGGGAATTAGCAGTAGGTGGACGGTGGGCCTCAAAACCACTGGTTAGAAACAAATCAATTTACCAGCTTAATGGTAATGGCACCTTCTATTCCATTGACATCAAGAATGGAAAAATACAATGGTCGTTTAAAACCGGCGGCGAACATCGCATGCTCCGTAGCACAGAAAAAAAATCATACCGGGATATCTGGGACTACTACCTATCCGGGGCTACCTTTCAAAATGAAACTGTTTACTTTGGCAGTAGTGACGGATTCATCTATGCTCTTAATGCTATAACCGGCAAACTCAAATGGAAATTTAAGACCTCTGGAGAAGTACATGCTACTCCCATTGTTAATGATTCATTAGTATATGCTGGTAGTATGGATGGTACTCTTTATGCTCTAAATGCAGCTGATGGGTCCCTGCTATGGGATTTTGATACCATAGGTTCTCGATTCTTTCCAAAGGGGGGTATCCAACGTGGCCCGATATTTTATGATGGGATGGTTTTATTTGGCAGTCGCGACTTTAACCTCTATGCCTTAAATCCAAAAACAGGAAAGGGACTTTGGAACTATCGCGATCCCGGCAGTTGGATTGTAGCCTCCCCTGCAGCATCAGATGATAATATTTTTATTGGTACTTCAGACTCTCACCTTTTCTATAACTTTGACACTACCAGTGGTAAAGTAAAATGGAAAAAAAAGTTGAACATGCGCGTATACGGTTCAGCCGCAATTGATGAAGAACGTGTCTACTTCGGCTGTTTTAATGGTTTTCTTTATGGATTAAACATAAAGAACGGTGATATTGAATGGCAGTTCCAGACCAATGGAAGTAACCGAAACTACTATACCATATTTAATAAAGATCATACATTTAAAGAAGAGTTTGAACTATATGGCTCTACCATTGCAAGCATGCAGGATGGAGAAAAAAAGTTACAAACTCTAGGATCTATATTAGCTAGTCCTGTTATCGCAAATGAAAAGTTATACATTGGCAGTACTGACAGTACTTTTTATGCTGTAGAAATTTAA
- a CDS encoding ClbS/DfsB family four-helix bundle protein, producing MPRPKTKDELLTLSEENFRKLNDFIAAYSDNEKEKKFPKGTMNRNIRDVLAHLHHWHMMMLDWYEVGMAGDDPDMPAKGYTWKTVPDLNKKIWEKYRDTPLKSVQRMLNKSYKDVREIIHKHTNNELFEKKRYHWTGTTSLGAYLVSATSSHYDWAYKLIKKAKK from the coding sequence ATGCCCAGACCAAAAACTAAAGATGAACTACTCACCCTGAGCGAAGAAAACTTCAGAAAGCTTAACGACTTTATTGCCGCTTATTCTGATAATGAAAAAGAGAAAAAATTTCCCAAAGGGACAATGAATAGGAATATCAGAGATGTTCTTGCCCACCTTCATCATTGGCACATGATGATGTTAGATTGGTATGAGGTAGGTATGGCTGGGGATGATCCGGATATGCCCGCAAAAGGATATACCTGGAAAACCGTACCTGACCTAAACAAAAAGATATGGGAAAAGTACCGGGATACCCCATTAAAAAGTGTCCAAAGGATGTTAAACAAATCATATAAAGATGTCCGCGAAATAATCCATAAACACACTAATAATGAACTATTCGAAAAGAAAAGGTACCACTGGACCGGAACCACTTCCTTGGGAGCATACTTGGTATCAGCGACTTCGAGTCACTACGATTGGGCATATAAGCTGATTAAAAAGGCAAAGAAATAG
- a CDS encoding Na/Pi cotransporter family protein has product MTYTFWDFLQLIGSLGIFIYGMKVFSDGLQKVAGNNLRSILKGMTSTRFRGVLTGFGTTAITQSSSTTTVMVVSFVNAGLITFLESTGVVMGANIGTTVTSWIISVFGFKMQITPVAMVLIGVFFPFIFFGREKLRNLAESMIGFGILFIGLDFIKNGVPNIQQNPEMFQFLQQFTEFGIASIAIFVVAGTILTLLTQSSSAAMAITLVMLFEGWIDFPIAAAMVLGENIGTTVTANIAAVVGNVYAKRAARFHFVFNIFGVIWMMLLINPFLIGIDQLMGYFAPGAGSVMHATSQLGRANATLALSLFHSTFNVINVLLLIGFVPYIVKIIEKYQKGKDDADNQHRLKYISSGLMSSPELSISQAHKEIKLFAKLIDKMHFSMEGLLSNKLNKKSQFLKKIEKREGITDNIELEIAEYLTKISSENLTEVSSRRIRGMHSIINDLERVGDIYYQMSKTYERMQKEGTNLPQEAMDKIIQLLDLTHDAIRNVRQNLDLEYGEINLDKAVEVEEAINKYRDELLTYHYAQLENKAYSNKVGFIFLDYVNRLEKIGDHLFNVNEALAGVKVKAAYEEVLEG; this is encoded by the coding sequence ATGACTTACACATTTTGGGATTTTCTACAACTGATCGGCTCACTGGGCATATTTATATATGGGATGAAGGTATTCAGTGATGGACTTCAAAAGGTAGCCGGTAATAACCTGCGGTCTATCCTAAAAGGGATGACAAGCACTCGATTTCGTGGTGTTCTTACAGGTTTTGGTACTACTGCTATTACTCAGTCCTCTTCAACAACCACTGTAATGGTAGTTAGCTTCGTTAATGCCGGGTTGATTACATTTCTGGAGTCAACCGGGGTTGTAATGGGAGCTAATATTGGAACTACTGTCACCTCTTGGATAATCTCAGTGTTCGGTTTCAAGATGCAGATTACGCCTGTCGCAATGGTTTTAATCGGGGTCTTTTTCCCATTTATTTTTTTTGGCAGGGAGAAGTTACGGAACCTTGCCGAATCTATGATCGGTTTCGGTATTTTGTTTATCGGTCTTGATTTTATCAAGAATGGGGTGCCTAATATTCAGCAGAACCCGGAAATGTTCCAGTTTTTGCAGCAATTTACAGAATTTGGGATTGCTTCAATTGCAATATTTGTGGTTGCTGGTACGATACTGACCTTACTTACTCAATCGTCATCTGCTGCAATGGCTATAACATTGGTAATGTTGTTTGAAGGCTGGATCGATTTTCCCATTGCTGCAGCGATGGTACTGGGAGAGAATATTGGAACAACGGTAACGGCTAATATTGCTGCTGTTGTCGGTAATGTATATGCCAAAAGGGCCGCGAGGTTTCACTTTGTATTTAATATTTTTGGCGTTATTTGGATGATGTTGCTGATCAACCCCTTCTTAATAGGGATTGATCAACTTATGGGATATTTTGCACCTGGTGCCGGTTCCGTAATGCATGCAACAAGTCAACTGGGAAGAGCCAACGCAACATTGGCGCTGTCGTTATTTCACAGTACATTTAATGTCATTAATGTACTGCTTCTTATAGGCTTTGTGCCCTATATTGTGAAAATAATAGAGAAGTATCAGAAAGGGAAGGATGATGCAGATAATCAGCATCGGTTAAAATATATTTCTTCGGGTCTCATGTCTTCTCCTGAGCTTTCAATTTCTCAGGCTCATAAAGAGATAAAGCTGTTTGCCAAACTGATTGACAAGATGCACTTCAGTATGGAAGGGCTCTTATCCAATAAGCTGAATAAAAAGTCTCAGTTCTTAAAGAAAATTGAAAAACGTGAGGGCATTACGGATAATATTGAGTTAGAAATTGCTGAGTATTTAACTAAAATTTCCAGCGAAAACCTGACGGAAGTATCAAGTCGACGAATTCGCGGTATGCATAGCATAATTAATGATCTTGAGCGGGTAGGAGATATCTATTACCAGATGTCCAAAACCTATGAGCGAATGCAAAAAGAGGGTACTAACCTGCCCCAAGAGGCGATGGATAAGATCATTCAATTGCTTGATTTGACCCACGATGCTATTCGGAATGTACGACAAAACTTGGACTTGGAGTACGGAGAAATCAATCTTGATAAAGCTGTAGAAGTTGAAGAAGCGATTAATAAGTATCGTGATGAATTACTCACCTATCACTATGCTCAACTCGAAAATAAGGCATACTCAAACAAGGTAGGATTTATATTCCTTGACTATGTTAATCGTCTTGAAAAGATCGGAGATCATCTCTTTAATGTAAATGAAGCACTTGCTGGTGTAAAGGTGAAGGCAGCTTATGAAGAGGTGCTCGAGGGATAA